The following coding sequences lie in one Alloacidobacterium dinghuense genomic window:
- a CDS encoding NAD(P)-dependent alcohol dehydrogenase — protein MLGHEGAGIVESVGADVLKVAPGDSVVLTFLTCGRCKPCRLGRMAHCEKTFPLCFGGARLDGSTATLDGQGEKVHDHFFGQSSFATYALANERNVVKVSSDVPLERLGPLGCGIQTGASAVMNALNVRPGTSFASFGAGAVGYSAIMAARAVGATTIVAIDIVPSRLEMAKELGATHAINSKQTNPVEAIRDITGGGVDYSLETSGNPSVLHQAIEALGSLGTCGIVGAEPLGTEVSFDVNTLMIQGKGIRGILEGESVPDIFIPQLIELNAQGRFPFEKLMKFYSLDQINQAAQDSEKGVTIKPVIRLSAA, from the coding sequence GTGCTCGGACACGAAGGTGCTGGAATCGTTGAGAGCGTAGGCGCTGACGTTCTCAAAGTCGCGCCCGGCGATTCCGTGGTGCTCACCTTCTTGACATGCGGACGTTGTAAGCCTTGTCGCTTGGGAAGGATGGCACATTGCGAGAAGACGTTCCCACTCTGCTTCGGTGGAGCACGGTTGGACGGCAGCACTGCTACACTCGACGGCCAGGGAGAGAAAGTTCACGATCACTTTTTCGGGCAATCGTCCTTTGCCACGTACGCACTCGCCAATGAACGCAACGTGGTCAAGGTCAGCAGTGACGTACCGCTCGAACGCCTCGGTCCGCTCGGATGCGGTATTCAGACCGGAGCCAGCGCCGTAATGAATGCACTGAATGTGAGACCGGGTACAAGTTTCGCTTCCTTCGGCGCGGGCGCAGTTGGGTACTCTGCGATCATGGCAGCACGGGCTGTTGGGGCAACAACCATCGTCGCCATAGACATCGTGCCCTCGCGTCTGGAAATGGCAAAGGAACTGGGCGCGACGCATGCTATTAACAGTAAACAGACAAATCCGGTCGAGGCGATCCGAGATATTACTGGTGGCGGAGTCGATTACTCGCTGGAGACCTCTGGGAACCCCAGTGTGTTGCATCAGGCGATAGAAGCACTCGGATCTCTCGGCACGTGCGGAATCGTCGGAGCAGAGCCGCTAGGCACAGAGGTGAGCTTTGACGTGAACACCCTGATGATACAAGGCAAAGGGATACGCGGCATTCTTGAGGGTGAGAGCGTTCCTGACATTTTTATCCCGCAGCTCATCGAACTCAACGCGCAGGGGCGCTTCCCGTTCGAGAAACTGATGAAGTTTTACAGCCTCGATCAAATCAATCAAGCTGCGCAAGACAGTGAAAAAGGGGTCACAATCAAACCCGTCATTCGCCTATCAGCAGCGTGA